CGACTCTAGGGCAAACTGTTTATCAAGACGGTGCGAAATCAGCTTCAGTGCTGCGACCGAATATGGTTCACGAGGGCACGTAGCCCCAAGGTATAGCTATCAGCACCAAAGCCACTAATCTGGCCAACCACTACTGGCGCGATGTATGAATGATGACGAAAATCTTCGCGCTTGTAGATGTTGCTAAGGTGCACCTCGACTGCGGGGAGACCAACAGATGCGATCGCATCTCTCAATGCGACACTCGTATGTGTGTAAGCTGCAGCATTAATAAGGATGCCTTGGTGCTGCTTTGCCGCACTTTGAACCGCGTCTACCAGACTGCCTTCATGATTTGACTGTAGCGGCTGAATCTTAGCGTCAAGTTCAGCAGAGAGCTGTATCAGAGCTTGATCAATGTCATTTAAGGTGGACGAACCATATATCTCTGGTTCACGCTGCCCTAAAAGGTTCAAGTTTGGCCCATGCAGAACCAAGATGCTCAAGTCACCGATGCTCAAAATTCTGGGTAGCCGACTGGCTAGCGGTAGATTTCGCGGTTCCGAACAGGAATTGGCACAGGCTCCATTTCTGGTTCCATATCAGGACCAAGAAGGATCTCAGCGACCCGTCGGGCAACGTCCTTAAGCTTTTCCAGTACTTTATCCAAAAAATCCATGACAGGTACTGTTCCTAAAAATCAACATTTTAAAGGCAACAAATCTGCTGTAACAAGCTCGGTAAAACAGATTGTTAATGAAGCTAACGTTACTTTTTGTTAACTCTACTCTTCTATTTATAGCATGTTTTTCTAGAAGAGTGCATGGTGCAAACTGCTGAACTGCAAGAACTTTAACTCTCTATAGAGCCTCTATTGCAGCCTTCAACTTGCAATGCTTCTATACAATATCGGCTCTGGGGCCGAATAAAAGTTAACCTAATGTTTCCTTAAGCTTATGGACAAAGATGCGCCGACCAGAGTATCTTCTCTCCTCCACTAGTGCGATAGTGCCGGAACGCATCGCTAAGTACTTGTCGTAATCTTAGGCATCTCTTCCTTTTGCTCCATCCGTCTAGCCCTTACAATTAAGTATGTGTACGGTCGCTAACCTATAGAGTGACTGCCTTCGCCCTGTTCTCTTGGCCTTACAAGCTAAGGTGCTTTTGTAAGCAATTACTGCCGGTTTTGTAACGCACCGTAAACAAGTGTTGCGAAATTTCTATCAAATTGTGTCAGTTCCAGTGTTGTCGTCGTTTTAGTTTCGATTTCTTTGATAGAGATCGTAAATATAAACGAAGGATCGTCAACAAACGTATACCCTGTCCCTAAGGAGTTCGCTTGCATGTTCACCCACGTCAAATCCACGATTAGACACGTTGCGCCTAATGATTTGCGCGGTCGCTCCTTGATGAAAGTGGTCTATGTCGTGTTAGAGCCGCAGTATCAAAGCTCGCTCACGGCGGCAGCTAAGGCCATTAATAAGGGTCACTCGGAGTTAGCCATTGAGTTAAGTGGCTATTTGCTCGAAGAGTTGCGCTCTCCTGAGAACTATGAAGCCTTTCAAGAAGATGTCGCGAACGCCAATATCTTTATTGCATCTTTAATCTTTATTGAAGACCTTGCCGATAAGGTTGTCGAAGCTGTTCAGCCCCACCGTGACAATTTAGATGTAGCGGTGGTGTTCCCATCGATGCCGCAGGTTATGCGCCTCAACAAGATGGGTAGCTTTACGATGGCGAATTTGGGTCAGTCCCAAAGTGCGATCGCACAGTTCATGCGCAAGCGGAAAGAAGAGAAGGGGGCCTCTTTCCAAGACGGCATGTTGAAGCTCTTGCGGACATTGCCCAAGGTGCTTAAGTACCTGCCAGTAGACAAGGCGCAGGATGCTCGCAACTTCATGCTCAGCTTTCAGTATTGGCTCGGTGGCTCAGAGGACAACCTTGAGAACTTCCTGCTGATGCTGGCGAATCGGTATATTCCTGAGCTTGAGGATAAGGTTCAATTTGCCGATCCGGTCACCTATCTTGATACAGGGATTTGGCATCCGCTAGCGTTGGAAATGTTCAGCGATGTTAAAGAGTACCTCAACTGGTTCTCTTCTCGTAAAGATATCCCTGAGGCTCTGCGGGCAGTCGATGCGCCTACCGTGGGCCTGATTTTGCAACGGACACATTTGGTAACAGGCGATGATGCTCACTACGTTGCGACCGTTCAAGAGCTAGAGTCTCGCGGCGCTCGGGTCATTCCCGTATTCGCAAGTGGTCTAGACTTTTCGAAGCCCGTTGAGGAGTACTTCTATGATCCGGCCAACGGGCAGACTCCGCTTGTAGATGCGGTTGTTTCTCTCACGGGTTTTGCCCTAGTCGGCGGTCCTGCGCGTCAGGATCATCCCAAGGCGGTGGATGCGCTCAAGAAGCTGAATCGCCCCTATATGGTGGCGCTGCCGCTGGTGTTCCAAACCACTGAGGAATGGGAGGAGAGCGATCTGGGCCTTCACCCAATTCAGGCAGCGCTGCAGATTGCGATTCCTGAATTAGATGGTGCGATTGAGCCGATTGTTTTGTCGGGTCGTGACGGGGTGACCGGACGTGCGATCGCACTTCAAGATCGTATTGAGATGGTCGCCCAGCGAGCCATGAAGTGGGTCAACCTCCGCCATAAGAAACGGGCTGAAAAGAAGTTGGCGATCACGGTCTTCAGTTTCCCGCCAGATAAAGGCAACGTCGGTACAGCCGCCTACCTAGATGTCTTCGGTTCTATTTATAAAGTGATGGAAACTCTCAAAGAAGAAGGCTACTCCATCGAAGGTCTGCCGGAGACGTCAGAAGAGCTAATGCTGGAGATTCTCCATGATGCGCAAGCTCAGTACAACAGTCCTGAACTCAACATCGCTCATCGGATGTCTGTCAGTGAGTACGAATCCCTGACACCCTATTCACAGCGTTTAGAGGAGTCCTGGGGTAAGCCACCGGGAAATCTTAATAGCGACGGTCAGAACCTTCTAATCTTTGGTAAGCACTACGGCAATTTGTTTATCGGTGTTCAGCCTACTTTTGGTTATGAAGGCGATCCGATGCGGCTGCTGTTCTCTCGCTCAGCGAGTCCTCACCACGGATTTGCGGCCTACTACACCTATCTAGAGAAAGTATGGCAGGCGGATGCGGTTCTTCACTTCGGTACCCACGGCTCTCTGGAGTTCATGCCCGGAAAGCAGATCGGTATGTCTAACGACTGCTATCCCGACACGCTAATCGGCAATATTCCCAACCTTTATTACTATGCGGCTAACAATCCGTCAGAGGCGACGATTGCAAAGCGACGCAGTTATGCCAACACGATCAGCTACCTCACGCCTCCAGCGGAGAATGCTGGTCTTTATAAAGGGCTGAAGGAACTCAATGAACTCATTGGCTCTTATCAGACGCTAAAAGACAGCGGTCGCGGTGTCGCGATTGTCAACACGATTATGGACAAGGCTCGTCTTTGTAATCTCGATCAGGATGTAAACCTGCCAGATGTAGATGCTGAAACGATGTCCGCTGGAGAGCGCGACACGATAGTCGGCAAGATCTACATCAAGCTAATGGAGATTGAGGCGCGTCTGCTGCCCTGTGGTCTGCATGTGGTGGGTAAGCCCCCGACTGCAGAAGAAGCGATCGCAACTCTAGTCAACATCGCCAGCCTTGATCGTGAAGAAGAAGAAATCGTCAGTCTGCCCAGCCTGATTGCCCGCAGCGTCAATCGTGACCGAGAAGAGATTTTTCACAACAGCGATCGCGGTGTGCTTGAGGATGTGGAGTTACTCAACTCCATCACTGAAGCGACCCGCGCGGCAGTCTCCGCTCTTGTCCATACCCAAATTGATGAAGAGGGCCGCGTTTCTAAGCTGTCACCGCTGAAGCTATTCAACTTCGGCAAAAAGCAAGAGCCTTGGGTCAAAGCTCTTGCAGAATCCGGCTATCCTGACGTGGATGAAGAGACGCTGCAGCCGCTGATTGAGTATCTAGAGTTCTGCCTCAAGCAGGTGGTAGCCGACAACGAAGTCGGTGCTCTAGTCCAGGCTTTAGAAGGTGAGTACGTTCTTCCTGGCCCTGGCGGCGACCCCATTCGCAATCCAGATGTACTGCCCACGGGCAAGAATATCCATGCCCTCGATCCGCAGGCGATTCCAACTGCCGCAGCCGTGCAGTCGGCCAAAGTAGTTGTCGACCGGCTTCTAGAGCGTCAGAAGATTGAGAATAATGGTGAGTGGCCTGAGTCTATTGCTCTTGTTCTCTGGGGCACAGACAACATCAAAACCTATGGTGAATCTCTTGCCCAGGTTATGTGGATGGTAGGCGCTAAGCCCATGCCTGACTCTCTTGGTCGCG
The sequence above is a segment of the Acaryochloris thomasi RCC1774 genome. Coding sequences within it:
- a CDS encoding magnesium chelatase subunit H, which produces MFTHVKSTIRHVAPNDLRGRSLMKVVYVVLEPQYQSSLTAAAKAINKGHSELAIELSGYLLEELRSPENYEAFQEDVANANIFIASLIFIEDLADKVVEAVQPHRDNLDVAVVFPSMPQVMRLNKMGSFTMANLGQSQSAIAQFMRKRKEEKGASFQDGMLKLLRTLPKVLKYLPVDKAQDARNFMLSFQYWLGGSEDNLENFLLMLANRYIPELEDKVQFADPVTYLDTGIWHPLALEMFSDVKEYLNWFSSRKDIPEALRAVDAPTVGLILQRTHLVTGDDAHYVATVQELESRGARVIPVFASGLDFSKPVEEYFYDPANGQTPLVDAVVSLTGFALVGGPARQDHPKAVDALKKLNRPYMVALPLVFQTTEEWEESDLGLHPIQAALQIAIPELDGAIEPIVLSGRDGVTGRAIALQDRIEMVAQRAMKWVNLRHKKRAEKKLAITVFSFPPDKGNVGTAAYLDVFGSIYKVMETLKEEGYSIEGLPETSEELMLEILHDAQAQYNSPELNIAHRMSVSEYESLTPYSQRLEESWGKPPGNLNSDGQNLLIFGKHYGNLFIGVQPTFGYEGDPMRLLFSRSASPHHGFAAYYTYLEKVWQADAVLHFGTHGSLEFMPGKQIGMSNDCYPDTLIGNIPNLYYYAANNPSEATIAKRRSYANTISYLTPPAENAGLYKGLKELNELIGSYQTLKDSGRGVAIVNTIMDKARLCNLDQDVNLPDVDAETMSAGERDTIVGKIYIKLMEIEARLLPCGLHVVGKPPTAEEAIATLVNIASLDREEEEIVSLPSLIARSVNRDREEIFHNSDRGVLEDVELLNSITEATRAAVSALVHTQIDEEGRVSKLSPLKLFNFGKKQEPWVKALAESGYPDVDEETLQPLIEYLEFCLKQVVADNEVGALVQALEGEYVLPGPGGDPIRNPDVLPTGKNIHALDPQAIPTAAAVQSAKVVVDRLLERQKIENNGEWPESIALVLWGTDNIKTYGESLAQVMWMVGAKPMPDSLGRVNKIELLSLEELGRPRIDVVVNCSGVFRDLFINQMALLDKAVKMAAEADEPLEMNFVRKHAMQQADDLGVSVRQAATRIFSNASGSYAANVNLAVENSSWDEEAELQEMYLQRKSFAFSSDSPGDMDQSRQILEASLKTVDATFQNLDSSEISLTDVSHYFDSDPTKVVSSLRDDKKKPNSYIADTTTANAQVRSLSETVRLDARTKLLNPKWYEGMLSHGYEGVRELSKRLVNTMGWSATAGAVDNWVYEDVNTTFIDDEEMRNRLMNLNPHSFRKVVSTLLEVNGRGYWETSEENLDKLRELYQEVEDKIEGVE
- the aroQ gene encoding type II 3-dehydroquinate dehydratase — translated: MGDLSILVLHGPNLNLLGQREPEIYGSSTLNDIDQALIQLSAELDAKIQPLQSNHEGSLVDAVQSAAKQHQGILINAAAYTHTSVALRDAIASVGLPAVEVHLSNIYKREDFRHHSYIAPVVVGQISGFGADSYTLGLRALVNHIRSQH
- a CDS encoding DNA topoisomerase I, encoding MDFLDKVLEKLKDVARRVAEILLGPDMEPEMEPVPIPVRNREIYR